A window of the Deinococcus malanensis genome harbors these coding sequences:
- a CDS encoding ABC transporter substrate-binding protein produces the protein MHFPRSALVLSVLVLSSLASATRYPLTVTDDLGRSVTLPKEPRRIVAMLPSHTETLVAIGAGDKLVAVDRFSNYPKNVVDRLPKVGSGFSPNIEAIVALKPDLVLANESTDSRLTEKLAAAGLTVYGGTAQTYNEVFEKIGVLGRLTNREAGATRLITSMRTDLNVLQRSVQKRPKVSTYYEVDPSPYSVGPNSFIGVLLQKAGGQTIIPARLGDFPKVDPELIVKADPQVMVGLNLDDARKRPGWGGLQAVKALKVYKPTDEERDALSRPGPRLAVALRTLIRMLHPEALK, from the coding sequence ATGCATTTCCCCCGTTCTGCCCTTGTCCTCAGTGTCCTGGTACTGTCCAGCCTGGCCTCGGCCACCCGCTATCCCCTGACGGTGACCGATGACCTGGGCCGCAGCGTAACCCTGCCCAAAGAACCCCGGCGCATCGTGGCCATGCTGCCGTCGCACACCGAAACGCTGGTGGCCATAGGCGCCGGTGACAAGCTGGTCGCCGTGGACCGCTTCAGCAACTATCCGAAGAACGTGGTGGACAGGCTGCCGAAAGTGGGCAGCGGCTTCTCACCCAACATCGAGGCCATCGTGGCCCTCAAGCCGGATCTGGTGCTGGCCAACGAGTCCACCGATTCCCGCCTGACCGAGAAACTGGCCGCTGCCGGCCTCACCGTGTACGGCGGCACGGCGCAGACCTACAACGAGGTCTTCGAGAAGATTGGAGTGCTGGGCCGGCTGACCAACCGGGAGGCAGGAGCTACCCGCCTGATCACGTCCATGCGCACCGATCTGAACGTCTTGCAGCGCAGCGTGCAGAAGCGGCCCAAAGTCAGCACCTATTACGAGGTGGACCCCAGCCCCTACAGCGTCGGCCCGAACTCGTTCATTGGGGTGCTGCTGCAGAAAGCCGGTGGCCAGACTATCATCCCGGCGCGCCTGGGCGACTTTCCCAAGGTTGACCCAGAACTGATCGTCAAAGCCGACCCGCAGGTGATGGTGGGGCTGAACCTGGATGACGCCCGCAAGCGCCCCGGCTGGGGCGGCCTTCAGGCTGTGAAGGCCCTCAAGGTGTACAAGCCCACCGATGAGGAACGTGACGCCCTGAGTCGCCCCGGACCGCGTCTGGCCGTGGCCCTGCGCACATTGATCCGCATGCTGCACCCTGAGGCCCTGAAGTGA